The Meriones unguiculatus strain TT.TT164.6M chromosome 6, Bangor_MerUng_6.1, whole genome shotgun sequence genome has a window encoding:
- the Sema3f gene encoding semaphorin-3F isoform X1, whose protein sequence is MLVAGLILWASLLTRAWPATHIQDQLPATPRVRLSFKELKATGTAHFFNFLLNTTDYRILLKDEDHDRMYVGSKDYVLSLDLHDINREPLIIHWAASPQRIEECILSGKDGNGECGNFVRLIQPWNRTHLYVCGTGAYNPMCTYVNRGRRAQAPSWTQMQVVRGRGSRATDGANRPTPTAPRQDYIFYLEPERLESGKGKCPYDPKLDTASALINEELYAGVYIDFMGTDAAIFRTLGKQTAMRTDQYNSRWLNDPSFIHAELIPDSAERNDDKLYFFFRERSAEAPQNPAVYARIGRICLNDDGGHCCLVNKWSTFLKARLVCSVPGEDGIETHFDELQDVFVQQSQDVRNPVIYAVFTSSGSVFRGSAVCVYSMADIRMVFNGPFAHKEGPNYQWMPFSGKMPYPRPGTCPGGTFTPSMKSTKDYPDEVINFMRSHPLMYQAVYPLQRRPLVVRTGAPYRLTTVAVDQVDAADGRYEVLFLGTDLGTVQKVIVLPKDDQEVEELLLEEVEVFKEPAPVKTMTISSKRQQLYVASAVGVTHLSLHRCQAYGAACADCCLARDPYCAWDGQACSRYTASSKRRSRRQDVRHGNPIRQCRGFNSNANKNAIESVQYGVAGSAAFLECQPRSPQATVKWLFQRDPSDRRREIRAEDRLLRTEHGLLLRALQLADRGLYSCTATENNFKHIVTRVQLHVLGRDAVHAALFPLLAGSIPPPPGTGPPTPPYQELAQLLAQPEVGLIHQYCQGYWRHVPPSPREAPGALRPPEPQDQKKPRNRRHHPPDT, encoded by the exons ATGCTTGTCGCTGGTCTCATCCTCTGGGCTTCCCTGCTCACCAGGGCCTGGCCAGCTACCCACATCCAGGACCAGCTTCCAGCCACACCTAGAGTCCGACTGTCATTCAAAG AACTTAAGGCCACGGGTACCGCCCACTTCTTCAACTTCCTGCTCAATACTACAGACTACAGAATCCTGCTCAAGGACGAAGACCATGACCGCATGTACGTGGGCAGCAAGGACTACGTGCTGTCCCTGGACCTGCACGACATCAACCGAGAGCCCCTCATT ATCCACTGGGCAGCCTCCCCACAGCGCATTGAGGAGTGCATACTGTCAGGCAAGGATGGCAAC GGCGAGTGTGGAAACTTCGTCAGGCTCATCCAGCCCTGGAACCGAACGCACCTCTATGTGTGCGGGACTGGTGCCTACAACCCCATGTGCACCTATGTGAACCGTGGCCGCCGTGCACAG GCCCCGTCATGGACTCAGATGCAGGTGGTCAGAGGCCGAGGCAGCAGGGCCACAGATGGTGCCAACCGCCCGACGCCCACAGCCCCACGCCAG GATTACATCTTCTACCTGGAGCCTGAGAGACTCGAGTCAGGGAAGGGCAAATGTCCATACGACCCCAAGCTGGACACAGCCTCGGCCCTTATCA ACGAGGAGCTCTACGCAGGAGTGTACATAGATTTTATGGGCACGGACGCGGCCATCTTCCGCACTCTCGGAAAGCAGACGGCTATGCGCACAGATCAGTACAACTCCCGGTGGCTCAATG ACCCCTCCTTTATACACGCTGAGCTTATCCCTGACAGCGCGGAGCGCAACGATGATAAACTGTACTTCTTCTTCCGCGAGCGCTCGGCAGAGGCCCCGCAGAACCCCGCCGTGTACGCCCGCATCGGGCGCATCTGCCTC aatgaTGACGGCGGCCACTGCTGCCTGGTCAACAAGTGGAGCACATTCCTGAAGGCGCGGCTCGTCTGCTCCGTGCCAGGAGAGGACGGTATCGAGACCCACTTCGATGAACTCC AGGATGTGTTTGTGCAGCAGAGCCAGGATGTCAGGAACCCGGTCATTTATGCTGTCTTTACCTCCTCAGG CTCCGTGTTCCGAGGCTCTGCTGTGTGTGTCTACTCCATGGCTGATATCCGCATGGTCTTCAATGGACCTTTTGCTCACAAGGAGGGTCCCAACTATCAGTGGATGCCCTTCTCAGGAAAGATGCCCTATCCTCGGCCTGGCACG TGCCCGGGCGGAACCTTTACACCGTCCATGAAATCGACCAAGGACTACCCCGATGAAGTGATCAACTTTATGCGGAGCCATCCGCTCATGTACCAGGCCGTATACCCGCTGCAGCGGCGCCCCCTGGTGGTCCGCACGGGCGCTCCCTACCGCCTCACCACTGTCGCCGTGGACCAGGTGGACGCAGCTGATGGGCGCTATGAGGTGCTTTTCCTGGGCACAG ACCTCGGGACAGTGCAGAAGGTCATCGTGCTACCGAAGGACGACCAGGAGGTGGAGGAGCTCCTGCTTGAGGAGGTGGAGGTCTTCAAG GAACCAGCACCCGTTAAGACTATGACCATCTCTTCCAAGAGG cAACAACTGTATGTAGCCTCAGCCGTGGGCGTCACGCACCTGAGCCTGCACCGCTGCCAGGCGTATGGAGCTGCCTGTGCTGACTGCTGCCTCGCCCGGGATCCCTACTGTGCCTGGGATGGCCAGGCCTGCTCCCGCTACACGGCATCCTCCAAGAG GCGGAGTCGCCGGCAAGATGTCCGCCACGGGAACCCCATCAGGCAGTGCCGTGGGTTCAATTCCAATG CCAACAAGAACGCCATTGAGTCTGTGCAGTACGGAGTGGCCGGCAGCGCGGCTTTCCTTGAGTGCCAGCCTCGCTCCCCGCAGGCCACCGTGAAGTGGCTGTTCCAGAGAGATCCCAGTGACCGGCGCCGTGAG ATTCGCGCAGAGGACCGCCTCCTGCGCACAGAGCACGGGCTGTTGCTTCGTGCCCTGCAGCTCGCTGACCGCGGCCTCTACTCCTGCACGGCCACTGAGAACAACTTCAAGCACATCGTCACGCGGGTGCAGCTGCACGTGCTGGGCCGGGACGCCGTGCACGCGGCCCTCTTCCCCCTGCTGGCTGGGAGCATCCCTCCACCTCCTGGCACAGGTCCCCCGACACCTCCTTACCAGGAGCTGGCCCAGCTCCTAGCCCAGCCGGAAGTGGGCCTCATCCATCAGTACTGCCAGGGTTACTGGCGCCATGTGCCCCCCAGCCCGAGGGAGGCTCCAGGAGCACTCAGGCCTCCTGAACCCCAGGACCAGAAAAAGCCCCGGAACCGTCGTCACCACCCTCCGGACACATGA
- the Sema3f gene encoding semaphorin-3F isoform X2: protein MLVAGLILWASLLTRAWPATHIQDQLPATPRVRLSFKELKATGTAHFFNFLLNTTDYRILLKDEDHDRMYVGSKDYVLSLDLHDINREPLIIHWAASPQRIEECILSGKDGNGECGNFVRLIQPWNRTHLYVCGTGAYNPMCTYVNRGRRAQDYIFYLEPERLESGKGKCPYDPKLDTASALINEELYAGVYIDFMGTDAAIFRTLGKQTAMRTDQYNSRWLNDPSFIHAELIPDSAERNDDKLYFFFRERSAEAPQNPAVYARIGRICLNDDGGHCCLVNKWSTFLKARLVCSVPGEDGIETHFDELQDVFVQQSQDVRNPVIYAVFTSSGSVFRGSAVCVYSMADIRMVFNGPFAHKEGPNYQWMPFSGKMPYPRPGTCPGGTFTPSMKSTKDYPDEVINFMRSHPLMYQAVYPLQRRPLVVRTGAPYRLTTVAVDQVDAADGRYEVLFLGTDLGTVQKVIVLPKDDQEVEELLLEEVEVFKEPAPVKTMTISSKRQQLYVASAVGVTHLSLHRCQAYGAACADCCLARDPYCAWDGQACSRYTASSKRRSRRQDVRHGNPIRQCRGFNSNANKNAIESVQYGVAGSAAFLECQPRSPQATVKWLFQRDPSDRRREIRAEDRLLRTEHGLLLRALQLADRGLYSCTATENNFKHIVTRVQLHVLGRDAVHAALFPLLAGSIPPPPGTGPPTPPYQELAQLLAQPEVGLIHQYCQGYWRHVPPSPREAPGALRPPEPQDQKKPRNRRHHPPDT, encoded by the exons ATGCTTGTCGCTGGTCTCATCCTCTGGGCTTCCCTGCTCACCAGGGCCTGGCCAGCTACCCACATCCAGGACCAGCTTCCAGCCACACCTAGAGTCCGACTGTCATTCAAAG AACTTAAGGCCACGGGTACCGCCCACTTCTTCAACTTCCTGCTCAATACTACAGACTACAGAATCCTGCTCAAGGACGAAGACCATGACCGCATGTACGTGGGCAGCAAGGACTACGTGCTGTCCCTGGACCTGCACGACATCAACCGAGAGCCCCTCATT ATCCACTGGGCAGCCTCCCCACAGCGCATTGAGGAGTGCATACTGTCAGGCAAGGATGGCAAC GGCGAGTGTGGAAACTTCGTCAGGCTCATCCAGCCCTGGAACCGAACGCACCTCTATGTGTGCGGGACTGGTGCCTACAACCCCATGTGCACCTATGTGAACCGTGGCCGCCGTGCACAG GATTACATCTTCTACCTGGAGCCTGAGAGACTCGAGTCAGGGAAGGGCAAATGTCCATACGACCCCAAGCTGGACACAGCCTCGGCCCTTATCA ACGAGGAGCTCTACGCAGGAGTGTACATAGATTTTATGGGCACGGACGCGGCCATCTTCCGCACTCTCGGAAAGCAGACGGCTATGCGCACAGATCAGTACAACTCCCGGTGGCTCAATG ACCCCTCCTTTATACACGCTGAGCTTATCCCTGACAGCGCGGAGCGCAACGATGATAAACTGTACTTCTTCTTCCGCGAGCGCTCGGCAGAGGCCCCGCAGAACCCCGCCGTGTACGCCCGCATCGGGCGCATCTGCCTC aatgaTGACGGCGGCCACTGCTGCCTGGTCAACAAGTGGAGCACATTCCTGAAGGCGCGGCTCGTCTGCTCCGTGCCAGGAGAGGACGGTATCGAGACCCACTTCGATGAACTCC AGGATGTGTTTGTGCAGCAGAGCCAGGATGTCAGGAACCCGGTCATTTATGCTGTCTTTACCTCCTCAGG CTCCGTGTTCCGAGGCTCTGCTGTGTGTGTCTACTCCATGGCTGATATCCGCATGGTCTTCAATGGACCTTTTGCTCACAAGGAGGGTCCCAACTATCAGTGGATGCCCTTCTCAGGAAAGATGCCCTATCCTCGGCCTGGCACG TGCCCGGGCGGAACCTTTACACCGTCCATGAAATCGACCAAGGACTACCCCGATGAAGTGATCAACTTTATGCGGAGCCATCCGCTCATGTACCAGGCCGTATACCCGCTGCAGCGGCGCCCCCTGGTGGTCCGCACGGGCGCTCCCTACCGCCTCACCACTGTCGCCGTGGACCAGGTGGACGCAGCTGATGGGCGCTATGAGGTGCTTTTCCTGGGCACAG ACCTCGGGACAGTGCAGAAGGTCATCGTGCTACCGAAGGACGACCAGGAGGTGGAGGAGCTCCTGCTTGAGGAGGTGGAGGTCTTCAAG GAACCAGCACCCGTTAAGACTATGACCATCTCTTCCAAGAGG cAACAACTGTATGTAGCCTCAGCCGTGGGCGTCACGCACCTGAGCCTGCACCGCTGCCAGGCGTATGGAGCTGCCTGTGCTGACTGCTGCCTCGCCCGGGATCCCTACTGTGCCTGGGATGGCCAGGCCTGCTCCCGCTACACGGCATCCTCCAAGAG GCGGAGTCGCCGGCAAGATGTCCGCCACGGGAACCCCATCAGGCAGTGCCGTGGGTTCAATTCCAATG CCAACAAGAACGCCATTGAGTCTGTGCAGTACGGAGTGGCCGGCAGCGCGGCTTTCCTTGAGTGCCAGCCTCGCTCCCCGCAGGCCACCGTGAAGTGGCTGTTCCAGAGAGATCCCAGTGACCGGCGCCGTGAG ATTCGCGCAGAGGACCGCCTCCTGCGCACAGAGCACGGGCTGTTGCTTCGTGCCCTGCAGCTCGCTGACCGCGGCCTCTACTCCTGCACGGCCACTGAGAACAACTTCAAGCACATCGTCACGCGGGTGCAGCTGCACGTGCTGGGCCGGGACGCCGTGCACGCGGCCCTCTTCCCCCTGCTGGCTGGGAGCATCCCTCCACCTCCTGGCACAGGTCCCCCGACACCTCCTTACCAGGAGCTGGCCCAGCTCCTAGCCCAGCCGGAAGTGGGCCTCATCCATCAGTACTGCCAGGGTTACTGGCGCCATGTGCCCCCCAGCCCGAGGGAGGCTCCAGGAGCACTCAGGCCTCCTGAACCCCAGGACCAGAAAAAGCCCCGGAACCGTCGTCACCACCCTCCGGACACATGA